From Psychroflexus torquis ATCC 700755, the proteins below share one genomic window:
- a CDS encoding NAD(P)/FAD-dependent oxidoreductase, with translation MPSLPHHIDIRVNPEVAHDTEGLKKAITQYLDIPSSDLLDFKILKRSIDARARQIKFQLRIAYYSKGEEVNWPSLPVKKYQHTNEQSPKVIVVGSGPAGLYAALKLLEKGLKPVVIERGKEVRARRRDLAKINKEHLVNPESNYCFGEGGAGTYSDGKLYTRSGHKKAIKEVLEIFVEHGASEDILVDAHPHIGTNKLPNIITKMRETILEFGGEIHFNSKLTDFIIDKDRLTGVEINQNLTIYAEACILATGHSARDIFYLLHDRNIKIEFKTFAMGVRVEHPQSLIDQIQYKKPERGEYLPPSAYSLVEQVDDKGVYSFCMCPGGIIAPCATSPGEVVTNGWSPSKRNNPYGNSGIVVTVDDEQLEDYKKYGPLKGLKFQEYIEKKCWALAGESQNVPAQRLQDFIKKRKSDSIPKNSYQPGTTSVEMDTIFPETITKRLRQGFINFTQKMKGFDHPDAVILAPESRTSSPVRIPRDKDTLEHPDLKGLYPCGEGAGYAGGIVSAALDGERCANAIAKVMMDSPQISK, from the coding sequence ATGCCATCCCTACCCCATCATATTGATATAAGAGTTAATCCAGAAGTTGCTCATGATACTGAAGGCTTAAAAAAAGCCATTACTCAGTATCTCGACATTCCATCAAGCGACCTTTTAGATTTTAAAATTCTTAAACGTTCGATTGATGCTAGAGCGAGACAAATTAAGTTTCAGTTACGCATAGCCTATTATTCAAAAGGAGAAGAGGTGAATTGGCCATCACTACCGGTAAAAAAATATCAGCATACCAACGAACAGAGTCCTAAAGTCATTGTAGTGGGAAGTGGGCCCGCAGGACTCTATGCCGCTTTAAAACTTCTTGAAAAAGGTCTAAAACCCGTTGTCATAGAACGTGGAAAAGAAGTAAGAGCCAGACGCCGAGATTTAGCAAAAATCAACAAAGAGCATTTGGTAAATCCAGAATCCAACTATTGTTTTGGTGAAGGAGGAGCTGGCACTTATTCAGACGGAAAATTATACACCCGTTCCGGTCATAAAAAAGCCATAAAAGAAGTGCTGGAAATTTTTGTTGAGCATGGGGCTAGTGAAGATATTCTCGTAGATGCACATCCGCATATCGGTACTAATAAGCTACCAAATATCATCACTAAGATGAGGGAAACAATTTTAGAATTTGGTGGAGAAATACACTTTAACAGTAAGCTAACCGACTTTATCATAGATAAAGACCGCCTTACAGGTGTGGAGATTAACCAGAACCTAACTATCTATGCAGAGGCTTGTATTCTAGCTACTGGACATTCTGCAAGGGATATATTCTATCTGCTTCATGATCGAAACATAAAAATAGAATTTAAAACCTTTGCTATGGGAGTTCGTGTGGAGCATCCTCAATCACTTATAGATCAAATACAATATAAAAAACCAGAACGTGGAGAATACTTACCCCCTTCGGCTTATAGTTTGGTCGAGCAGGTAGATGACAAAGGAGTTTATTCCTTTTGCATGTGTCCTGGTGGCATAATTGCCCCCTGTGCCACTTCCCCTGGTGAAGTAGTCACCAATGGATGGTCACCCTCCAAAAGGAATAATCCTTATGGCAATTCTGGCATTGTAGTGACTGTTGATGACGAACAATTGGAAGATTATAAAAAATATGGACCATTAAAAGGTTTAAAATTTCAGGAATATATTGAAAAAAAATGCTGGGCATTAGCTGGAGAATCTCAAAATGTTCCCGCTCAGCGTCTTCAGGATTTTATTAAAAAAAGGAAATCTGACTCTATCCCCAAAAATTCATACCAACCAGGAACAACTTCAGTAGAAATGGATACTATTTTTCCTGAAACCATAACAAAGAGACTTCGACAAGGGTTTATAAATTTTACTCAAAAGATGAAAGGCTTTGATCATCCTGATGCTGTTATTTTGGCTCCAGAGTCTAGGACGTCCTCTCCTGTGAGAATTCCAAGAGACAAGGATACGTTAGAACATCCTGATTTAAAAGGCTTATATCCTTGTGGTGAAGGAGCAGGTTACGCTGGAGGAATTGTTTCAGCGGCATTGGATGGCGAGCGTTGTGCCAATGCCATAGCAAAAGTAATGATGGACTCTCCTCAAATTTCTAAATAA
- a CDS encoding Crp/Fnr family transcriptional regulator, with protein sequence MYKQLLKHLSKDIELTPEEEQEFLSILEHHTFFKKSLLIQPGQKVAKEYYVLKGCLIAYYLDKAGQKHIIQFAIEDWWISDFEAFFNAYPAQLFVECIENSEVLSLDISVLEDLYFRIPKFERFFRLKITKAFVALRNRILSSLQKDSKTRYLEFCEQYPNLQGRVANYHIANYLGITPESLSRLRKGLH encoded by the coding sequence ATGTACAAACAACTACTTAAGCATTTATCCAAGGATATTGAACTCACACCAGAAGAAGAACAAGAGTTCCTCAGCATATTAGAGCATCATACTTTTTTTAAAAAAAGTCTCCTTATACAGCCTGGCCAAAAAGTTGCCAAAGAATATTATGTACTCAAAGGTTGCTTAATAGCCTATTATCTAGATAAAGCTGGACAAAAACATATTATACAATTTGCTATAGAAGATTGGTGGATCAGTGACTTTGAGGCATTTTTCAATGCTTATCCAGCTCAATTGTTTGTGGAATGTATTGAGAATAGCGAAGTTTTAAGTCTTGACATATCGGTTTTAGAGGATTTATACTTTAGAATCCCAAAATTCGAGCGTTTTTTCAGACTTAAAATTACTAAAGCCTTTGTGGCCTTAAGAAACCGAATACTTTCTTCACTTCAAAAAGATAGCAAAACACGGTATCTAGAATTTTGTGAGCAATATCCAAACCTTCAAGGCAGAGTTGCCAATTATCATATTGCCAATTACCTTGGCATTACACCCGAAAGTTTAAGTAGACTTCGAAAAGGACTTCATTAA
- a CDS encoding DUF1456 family protein, which produces MTTNDILRRLRYTFDYSDSKMMSLFAMGSKEVTRAEVSDWLKDEEDEAYVEMEDKMLAIFLNGLIVDKRGKKEGPQPALETFLNNNDVLKKLKIAFQLKSDEIIELYQLAGKKVSKHELSAFLRRPTQPQYRELMDQYLRNFLYGLQLKHRNS; this is translated from the coding sequence ATGACCACTAATGATATTTTGCGAAGACTACGTTATACATTCGATTATTCCGATTCCAAAATGATGTCTCTTTTTGCCATGGGGAGCAAAGAAGTCACTAGGGCAGAAGTGAGCGATTGGTTGAAGGATGAGGAAGATGAGGCTTATGTGGAAATGGAAGATAAGATGCTTGCCATCTTCTTAAATGGACTTATTGTTGATAAACGAGGAAAAAAGGAGGGACCTCAACCAGCGTTAGAAACTTTTTTGAATAATAACGATGTGCTTAAAAAATTAAAAATAGCGTTTCAATTAAAGTCAGACGAGATTATAGAGCTTTATCAATTAGCAGGAAAAAAAGTGAGTAAGCACGAGTTAAGTGCTTTTTTAAGGAGACCTACTCAACCTCAATACAGAGAACTTATGGACCAATACTTAAGAAATTTTCTCTATGGGCTTCAATTAAAGCATAGAAACTCTTAA
- a CDS encoding type 1 glutamine amidotransferase domain-containing protein translates to MKKILFVITSNDKLGDTGNKTGFWIEEFAAPYYKLKDAGFDLTLASPNGGQPPVDPNSETEDAATKATERFNLDKETQALLAKTHSLSEIKESDYDAIFYPGGHGLLWDLVEDKKSKELIESFNANKKPLAFVCHSPAILKNIKGTDGHPLVKDKKVTGFTNQEEDAVQLSSVVPFLLEDMLIENGGVYTKIEDWHPYAVEDGNLITGQNPASSEKVAELLEKQLNA, encoded by the coding sequence ATGAAAAAAATACTTTTTGTTATAACAAGCAACGATAAATTAGGAGATACAGGAAACAAAACTGGATTTTGGATAGAAGAATTTGCAGCCCCTTATTATAAGTTAAAAGATGCAGGTTTCGACCTTACTTTAGCGTCTCCAAATGGAGGACAACCCCCAGTAGATCCTAACTCTGAAACTGAAGATGCTGCTACAAAAGCAACAGAGCGTTTCAATTTGGATAAAGAAACTCAAGCCTTACTTGCCAAGACCCATTCTTTGTCAGAAATTAAAGAATCTGATTATGATGCTATTTTTTACCCTGGAGGTCATGGTTTACTTTGGGACTTAGTGGAGGATAAAAAATCGAAAGAATTGATTGAATCTTTTAACGCCAATAAAAAACCACTCGCCTTTGTGTGTCATTCCCCAGCAATACTAAAAAATATAAAAGGCACAGATGGGCATCCATTAGTAAAAGATAAAAAAGTAACAGGCTTTACCAATCAAGAAGAGGACGCTGTTCAATTATCGAGTGTTGTTCCATTCCTATTAGAAGATATGTTAATTGAAAATGGTGGTGTATACACTAAGATTGAAGATTGGCATCCTTATGCTGTAGAAGATGGCAACTTGATTACTGGTCAAAATCCTGCTTCATCAGAAAAAGTAGCTGAACTTTTAGAAAAACAACTTAATGCATAA